The genomic interval ATTGAAAGTGCCATTAATTAAGCATACGTCCACTTCTTTTCTTAGTTTTCGTAACAATTACAAACTTGCGAATAAAAGGACAAATATGATCAGCAACAGTATTACTTTTCGTCACACTAACAAATTGCAAACTCTTGAATAATAGACAGGTATGATAGTAAGCgacggtggtgtaatggttaagacgcccgcctgtggatcgaaaggtcccaggttcaattattactcgtgccacatgagtttatataccaatctgactcatgtatagtagttttcatagatcaccacttgcttccggtgaaggaaaaacaacGTGAGGTTGCAtacattgacgacctcggtggcgcagtggtaaagttcttgccactgaaccgagaggtcccgggttcgatacccggtcgggtcatgatggaaaacgatctttttctgattggcccgggtcttggatgtttatctatatatgtattcgttataaaatatagtaccgttgagttagcatcccataacacaagtttcgaacttactttggggctagctcaatctgtgtggtttgtcctaatatatttatttatttatttatttatacttgttgatttattaacttgtgtgtgaaatggagaaggcaatggcaaaccactccattaataatgccaagaaagttattacctgtgtttcattccatgtaatgaccacgacgaGTCAGGCAATGGATggaaatggcaaaccactccattaataatgccaagaaagttattacctgtgtttcattccatgtaatgaccacgacgaGTCATGAGGAATAGGTACGGCCATGAAGAATGATAGTAAGAAAGTGTTGaagtaactatattatattttatatttttcgttaagaaataaaacacattattaAAAGTGTGTTGGTTTTAACGTTTTTGTTCTTAAAGTTCACTTTGAAACTTAGAgctgggtgaatttcacgagcgtttgaacgcggcgtgttcgacattgttttttaaataaagaatcattattttttatcattaacacTGTATCAGTACTttgcttatttataaaaaaggaaaattaaattgaaaactgTGTATTATCATTATCTCGGGGcaatcttcgaattgaagtctTCACTGTGTATGgcacaattaaataaacactaatgagaggCGCGGCGGGTTCataacgctcgtgaaattcacccagcTACTCTAGTTTCATACTAATAGTACAAACCAGGtacatacatttgtttttctatacTTCTAAACTACACTAACTTTTCATATTATTCAATAAGTATCTTACATTTTACATACGTATAGTTTGTTTAGAAGTTTAGTTAGTATAGTTATACTAACTAAACTTATGTAAAATGATACTTATTTACtacatattacatttataacattaattaggATTTGTGTATTAAtatgtccttctttcacgaaGCGAATCATTGGAAAATTAGCTCATCTTTAGTACAGAGATATCTCAGTATCGAATCgactcgcagtgagacgcagctaaccaatcacagtgtgccattgtgacgcaacgtcaaccacaccgcaatgcgAATGGTTCGTTGcgtttcaaaatcaaaatcaaaatcaaaataactcatttattcagaaattacgtcttcacaggcactttttcacgtcatattctaaattaaatgatgtttaccaaagctacaaactactagcacttcggaacgaccactgctgagaagaaatgcagaaagaaactcattcaaacagtgttggtccctattatgccaatgaagggcttaccattttttaaatataaatttatgtataattttttatcagtaatataacatgtaagtacacaataaagtagaTGGTctaaaggtatactgaaacatattatgattgtgatcaagtgctgatgaaaggaaaatatatatactgagCGGcacaggctactttttgccTCGAACATCAGTTAGTTTTCTTCGTCATTGgactaatttaatattgactagcttttgccacCGGCTCCGCGTTAATTTCACAAAGGAACAGTTTTCCGGGATGCATgtaaattggttgagtaattACAGGATCTTTTCGTGAATCTGTACAGTCGTGTCAACCTAATAGTTACTCAGCGCGGTGGTATTAGATTTTGTAATCAATTCGAGTAGATTTCTTTGCTGTTGCCTGCACTTGTACATTGTAAGTGGTTTATCAAAAGATGCTAAATGGTCATGTGTTTTCAGACGGTGGTGAAATCAATAAGGAAGTGAACAGGATGACATTAGTCCCACATTCGCAATGTGAGGAGTTCTACTACCAGACTGgggtatttttttgaaatgtaatcCAGGCTTTAATGAAAACGGacgaataataatttattagacaaattaaaaaaaccccgactttcaatattcatttcgcagacatttgaacagattttcatgaaacatggctaagaacactcgggataaaattatgtatgacacaaaaaaaaaaactaaacgaaaatcggttcattcgtttgggagctacgatccacagacatacatattaaacttataacacccctctttttgcgtcgggtgTTAAAAAGGTagatcatattatttattttgcacgAAAAACTTAACATGTACAGAAATATATACActgatgatataaaaataattatttcaaatgacGAGCTCCGTGGTCATCCTGCCGGACATGCTatactggaggtcccgggttcgatccctggtcaggtcaacatggaaaatgaactttttcagatttactTGGGTCTtgggatgtttatctatatatgcataCCTTtaaaatggtgaaagaatttttgaaatcgctttggtagtttcggagattacccgcctcaaacatacaaactcacaaacgctcacctttttataataatagtatagatttatatctattttctCTAACAGCATAAGAATATGAAAGACTGACAGACGGCAAATATgataatttgacgacctcggtggcgcagtggtaaggttctagccactgaaccgagaggtcccgggttcgatccccggtcgggtcatgatggaaaatgatctttttctgattggcccgggtcttggatgtttatctatatatgtatttgttataaaacatagtatcgttgagttagtatcccataacacaagtctcgaacttactttggggttagctcaatctgtgtgatttgtcctaatatatttatttatttatttatttatttatttatttaaatattgttttagttGTCATACGACAAAATGAAGCCTCGCAGGCCTCTGTGCGCGTCGGTGGAGTCTCAGAAACGTGCGTGTGTCTGGGACGCGGGCTCCGTTCTCTTCGCGAGACAATCTTGGGGGCATTGGATgattgtaagttttatttattaataaataataataaataaatgaggacaaaccacacatattgagctagccccaaagtaagttcgagacttgtgttatgggatactaactcaacgatactatatttttataacaaatacatatatagataaacatccaagacccgggccaatcagaaaaagatcgttttccatcatgacccgaccggggatcgaacccgggacctctcggttcagtggcaagaactttaccactgcgccaccgaggtcgtattCATTTTATTCAGTCGTTTTTTGcgcgaaagagtaacaaacatccatGAATCCCGTACCTGTTTCTGTAAACGAACtatattattgatttgtaTATGGGTCAGTTACAAGATCACGCACGTCATGTGTGATTGTCGACGGAAAAGTCGAACTATAATTTCAGTCATAGAAGACGAGTGCGActcaaaaaacaaaagacattCCTATGTACCCAGACCTAATGTTTGCGTGATTGTGGCTAGAAATAATGAGAACAGGTCATAGTTTCGTTTCACATAAAAGTCTTACGAGCtttttgtttgattgtttgtattaaatacacgaaaatatttttttatttatcaaatttatcttacaattaaaatgtcaAGAGACATTTTCACTAATCCTCGCTTCAGTTTCCGTAACACCAATGCATCATGATCATGAATTAATGGTTTACCCAGGATCGACTTTCAACGATGGATCTCCTCATGGACCTCAACTGACATTATTTTCTGTTACGTGCTGAAtgcaaaaatgacataaaagcttgtatcaaaaatgatattttgcaAAACATTTTACAGTTAGGGTTCAGCACCCGAGGGGCAGGCTGCGGCGCGCCAGCTCGCTTCGTAAGCATCCACGACTTCATACCCTGGATCGATGACGTGATCACCAAGTTAAGTCCCGACGAAATGGACAAACTGGTCAAGGTCCATTTCCGAAGGGACTCGCCATTCGCCTTCAAAATGTATGCTGGTAAGGACCGTAAAATACTCCTAAGCATGAGGTTTTTACCCCTCTTTCATCACcagtctctctctttctctcatttgagcgttttccgGTTGCTTCCGCAGCCATAGAGTATAAGAGTCCAGTGTTTTCTTattcagtaaaataaaaataatatcttaaaaGCTTATCTTTTGGACAATccatactaattatattaatgccaaagtttgtgaatatgtatgtgtgtttattactctttcacgcaaaatctactggacggattgttatgaaatttggtacacagatagaatataacctggaataacacattgggtactttttatcccgatattcccacgggagcgaagccccagggcgcagtttataaaagttgttcGACGTAGTTACGCTTATTGTTTGCGATGATTATTTAGCTGCTCAGTCCTAGACTGTTTGTGTTCCAAGATATATTGCTATATTTCTCGTcttaataataagaaatacgAGTCACTCACGTGTGATTATCGACGAAACAGTCGActacaatttcattttttataaaaaaaaaactgctaaaattgaaattgtattaCTAATTATTCAGTTtctacaagcttttatttagtttcaccatggaattagtaggttgtacgaagtacttactaatccATGAGTTTCACTTGTTCCGATGTTTTGTGTTATCAAATCTTACAAGTTCAACTTCACCTACTTTCGTCTGTTCGACAAAGTTGAAATTATCACGttcatgacaatgcattaatataatatgtattatctaAGGCTTGTCTCAGTAATCAATATCACTACACTGTATAATACtaatgtatgcttagatctttagaACTACGCAACGTATGATGATGCTGGTTTTTTcaatagacagtgtgattcctaTGGAAGGTTTAaagggtataatttattatggttttacccgagcgaagccaggacgggccgctagttacgCATATTTCTCACTATAGTATTAATTACATGGAATATAACGTATATTTTCCAGGTGACGTAAAGCTACCGAAAGAGTTTGGACAATGCGGAGATAGGAGGCAGCGCGGGACTGTTATCTACAAGGACAGCAGTGAAGTGTTAACAACGAAGGCTTTCTCACaaggattttttttcgtaaataacattatcattaaatagtaaaaatcaAAGACGCCCTgtacgtctgtctgtttataaGTTTACGTTTTGTATAGCACGCAACGGATTTCAAAGctgttttcactgttatttagatgATTTATTACCGTAGGCCAGATCACTAGtctatatccatactaatgttatgaagagaaaatattaaaatttgtatttttgaaatattgtctttatgtttgtaatgaatcAAGATCTACTGGACaggcacagagacagacaaaACCTTTAGGTTAGGAGTAATATAAGCTACTAGTTTTGGTTACTCTTGTAACTCAACTTTGAAGCAGATACTTCagccgattgagctgaaattgtGTACGAAATTTCAAGAGGTTGAActcaacaaacttactttggcatttataatatcagttaggaTTGAGATAATAGTAGTATTTTTTCAGATGTCAGTGGCGAATTTAGCTTCCGTGAACTGTATCAATGTGGAGCTGGACACGCTGTCGCGCACGAACGCGGCGGTGTGGGTGGAGCACCAGTGCAGGCGCGACATGACCAACCAAGCCTGGACCCCCAAGTTTAGACAGCCCGATTAcagaaagtaaaaatattctaacGTTTACCAAATAATTAAAGCTTCTAATTCTTGATGCTCGTATCTTTACATCACATAATTCTACATACTGTAACTCTATACGCCATAACTCTACAAActctattttgataaattctaTATACACATTATAACATTTGGCTTCGCCGTTTCGTTGCTCAAAAGTACCAAAAGGCCTACAAACACGTaacgagtgtgttattgctaacactggtgaaagattttactcaagtaaatgcatttgacatgacttttatgactacctaccgccatctagtggcaggtagtcgcatacacactagtgaactaaactgtccaccagtgtgcaggtttcctcgtgATGTATCGCCTGCCtgttcgatcacaggcggacggtgTCAACTACTGGGCCATCGCCATTTCATTCTATTTGATAACACTAATGTGTCTCTTTCCATTTTGCAGGCTGGACTGTTTTATGTACTTCAGATCAAAATCTTTCATCGAGTTCCGATTCTTCTTTACATTTAAAGCGACGTTCGAGGTTTTTACATTTGGTTTTTTtatgggaattttgggaaaGTATTATCTTTTAGGGTTCCGAAGTAAACGAGGGACCTCACAGTTTCGTCATGTATATCCGTCCGTCCGACTAGGAACTAAAGGTATAATTTTGTagacatatacttatatattaatcatTTGGCGACCTTTATAGCCTTATGGTCGTCATGCCGGACTACACTGGAGGCgagggttcaatccccggtcaggtcaagataaaaaatgatatttttcaagtcgacctgggtcttggatgtttatctatatacctatatgttacAAAACATACCGTACAGTACCGTAGAGTTAGTAtcgcataacacaagtctcaaacttactttggggctaacttatAGTGTGTTATCTATATCtagttgtatttattaattttgtttatattttttttaatattagaaatcaaaataaaccTCATTTACAGGTAACAATTTACGGAAGACTCGAAGCCACCCCCCTCATGCCAAATCCGAACAACGATGTTGAAACGACTATACCCTGGCACCCTACTGAGGGACTGCATAAGTACATGTGGCACCCTGCTAATAAGTGGATGTGGCATCTGTAACTTGAcgatatttgtatattttcttatgtaaaaatttaatgtaacgaaatttttacgtttttcatggttccctatttttatacatacaattttaagtcataatttaacatggcatacttttacttatcgtaataatagttacgcacaatattaatttagcataatgtttgagacacaatttttttacgcatacctaccataatcataacaattttaagcataatattctaaagcatattggcggcttatGGGTGGCCCAAAGGCCACCCCGCCGCACCCTGACCTACAACagctacactatagctttatgcaaatcaaaattatggtaaaatacattagcctaaactataattatgcttattgaaaaggtatgccaaaaaacaagtatgtcaaaatattattatgtcaaaaatatatatgtctaACTCGTtaagctaaattaaattaggataaaaaaattatgcgaaAAAAGGGATCCCGTTTTTCACAAGAGTTTTAAGATTTTGAGTTGTACAATTGGTACATTTGATCCGCATCTTCTTTCGGATGAATATTATAGCTTCAAATGAAAGTAGACGTTTCATCCGTGGACCAATTTTTGAGCAGTCCAATTGTCCCTTAACTCTAAGATTTCACCCGAGACATAGGGTTAGTTACATTGCACGTTTATTGATAGCTCGTTTGAAAGTTGAATGATATAATATAGACAGACAGGTGTAAAAATGTGTACAATAAGAATGTCCGAATGATGATCCGGGCATTCATGACTATAATGAAGCATTTAAATAGTGGTGTTGATGATGCgctttgtattttgttatagttatattttagcaCACAGTTTGTCCTGATTGACCTTTCTCAGCGTCAAGCTTCGACCACGATCGAGATAGTTCGCCGTACATTGCTCAGTGTTAACGTGAGCTTTGTAACGATATATATACGACAATGTAGATTGCAAACAGAAGCTGAAAAGTTAATCGAAACAATAGTcacaattttacttttgtacttttttaattttatactattttacatattataaaagaatatgTCAACTTGACTGGCGTTTTATATAATCCAATCCATACCCtactagtatagtatagtttcATAGAactatataaagttttattggtGATATTGAGAtaaatcatggatttagtaagtacttctgTACGGAGtaactactaattccatgagatAAATACATTCACAAAAGTACTTTTCAATTTGTGAAAATTGACAGAGACGACAATATAGGTACAGGACATAATTAATTTCCACGCGGATGAAAAAGCAAATCTATGTTTTTCCGAACTACATAAAGTTAAATTCGTCAAAATATGTTGAGTTGCTAAAATTTTGATTCCCGAAATGTTGAAAGTTGAGAAAGAATATCTACAAATtcaacatatatagataaatatataaatgtgaacagttcaacttataaaaaatactttcaaagtAGAATACTTCGAAGgagtaatgttttttttttctgaaaataccTTGAATTCGGTTTGTTAATAGAATAagctatattataataataattatccaACAAAATTCCCATCAACTTACATATAGAATGAAAACAGTTAATTGCCTAAGGTCAATATAAGTACAAAACTCACCTTTAATCACTCCAATAGAAGACTTTGTGCTCCCCctgcatacaaaaaatataacacttCTTACAcacattaatataaacaatgcACTTGTTTAACACAATAGGTACACCTCTAATTATACCTTGTGTTTACAACACCATTCATTTCGTAACATCACTATTTACATTTGTCGATAATAGCGCAGCACTGTTTTATTTCCACTTTAGTGAAGTATTGGAATTCGTCAACACGACAGGTGCGTTTTATAGTTTGTTCGCGACTAACGCACGGCGGCGCCACGGTCTGCTTGTGATGTTTGCGTCTCGCTCCAACCCGGTACTCATGCCTGAAACAGAAGATATAATATGATTAATGCAATGATGAGAGAAAGGTATGATTAGGTTAGGATCAAAAAATGATTTGTGAGGCCGTTTGACCGTGCGTCGTAGCCGTCATAACGTGTTGAGTGTGGTTCCTAGAATCTtgccgtggatgtcgtacgaggcgatcaAGGAACACATAACCTTGGCTGCTGttgcaacaatagcattctcaggGTGTGATCAATTATTATAGAATCTTcgaaatattaaagtttattttttaattatgatagCGGGCTTCGCaccgtcacagccccgaatgaaaaaataaaaaataaacttttcttCTGAAATGatgccttcacaggcactattTCACGtcgtattctaaattaaattatatttaccaaagctacaaactactagcatttcggaacgaccactgctgagaagaaatgccgaaaggaaCTCATTTAAGAATAGCCAACGAATATGTAGGCTATATGGTTATATAGCCTATTCCCCTCCACCACTATTGAtggttatatattattatataattactggTTAGTAATTTaatgacaaaaacaaataattaggGGAACCTTCGCGGCTTTCCTACACTACCCTAGCTTCTGCGGAACTCAAGGAAGGAAATAGACatgttaatgtttatttaggaTATTGAAATTGGTTCACGCATTTACAAACAGACTGTGGGATTGTCTAGCTGTGTTTTGAACTGACACACTGTTGTAAGTATAAAGGCCCTGAATGAATTAGTAGATTCTCTCTATTCGTAGAAAGTGGGCGCAACATGGCGTCCCGGCTGAGAATCGATCTCGGAGTTTTGGTCATCGTCATTTTGAAACGTGAGTTTCCGGAGATCCGATTCCTTCATAATgtactaagttttttacaaatatgacAATTGATAACAACGAAGGACAAAATTGTTTCCCATTAGTCATTCACTAGTTAACTTTAGGTAGTCTAGTTTTCTATTTCAAAGTGTTTGTTGCAGTGAAACTGTGTTCGTCAGTGGACTGGGAGAAGGTGAAATGTTCTGTGGACGTGGATCAGAAAGTTCCAGAAGGAACGGTGCCAATCGGCCGCTTCCCTTGGCTGGGCGTCGTGCAACACACTTTCTGTATGTATCACCACTGTAGAACCATCAATAGTGGTGGAGGGGATAAGACGCCTCCCGGTAACTTCAAggcaatttcttatttatttattacaataaaaactactaagTACGttcttttgttgttttatgggcgataaatatatattgtattgtatcagGTTCGGTAATTGATACTCATTGCAGACGTGGCTGAGAAGGCCAGGTTCGCGGTGACAGCTGGCGTGCTCGTCCACCCGGCGTATGCCATCGCGTCTGCCGAAGACATGGCTCGCGTGCCCCGGACGCAGCTCTTGTGAGTTTGGTTTATCTGATGTTCTGCACCTGGGTGTTATAACCTGCGTGAACATTGTATCTAGGGGATAAAAGTTtactcgtttttttttaagtcgcAAATTATGAATGGTTGAATTGGAATCAGAGTGACATAAATTGTCTAATCAATTCATTTGGATGTTGTTAGTGGACTTAGGGTGCGTTGCAACGGTCAACTTTATTAAAGTTTACGGCAAACTTGGTGCAACccattgaaatttttttatgtcaataagtaatgtacctttattatttaaagttgaatacacaatattgaaatttaattatttgatgaCAGTAACAACACAAAGTTCATCATGTGGCACAGCAACGAGGAGAAGTTTACGGTGGACGTCCGCGACTACCTCCTGCACCCCGAGTTCGAGGAGAAGGTGACCTTCGCCACGCTCGCCTTGCTGGAACTCATCACGTACGGGTATACCGGCATTAGCGACTACGAAAGTAAGAACACATACTATACGTGCCAACGGTCTGACGAACGATGTTCGGTGATTGTCCAATATCTTAAGGATTTTCACAGAAAGCATATGAGTTTATGAGTATATCGGTATACAGAATGAATAGGATTCTAACCTGGAATATTTATCCCCCATACGTATCGTTCTGTCgatgtatattataaaggtttattttcatatctCTTACCTACACGACATTCAGTATCTAAACTCCGGATATTGAAATTGATACAACCGCTGGGGAGTGGCTTCTTCAATCAGATATATCCCTCACTCTCATACTtaagcttaaagtatgctctaacttttttatgaagaaCAGGATGTATAGTTAAGATTCTTATGATTTCAGCGGTGGTCCTGCCCATCTGTATGCCCGTAACTGGATTCGGTGGGACATTTGACGAGATATATTCAGTCAGGATCACAGATGGTATGATTTTGCTTCTTCCAGCATGTGGTAATgcattaactatttttaatttacattttatcgaGAAATTCACTTTTTGGTTTTTCTGTATTTAAGGGCATTAGTATATTGTGAGGTTCCACAAATAACATACCATAATGGTCCAGTTTAGTTACCTTACCTCTACGcatatttctgtaatctgctacataaaaactattcagttaaaaaaaaatcacgtgcgtttttgttttggtgagttgcaccagtcaagtTCGACCTGcacgctgacgtttagacaatggcctactttacgtttttctgaacaggttaaagttaacccACCCACTCTGTGTTGTAACGTCTATATACGGTACCTGTATCCGTCGAATGTCAtgaatcaaatcatttattcccaCTGACATATCGAAACGACCACTACTGAGgtgaaatgccgaaagaaactcatttgaacagtgttggtccctatcatgccagattgatattataatgaaactaCTAGTGAATTAACAGAACAATACAACACATAACAATAAGGAGCAGCATTAATTGCATGGGTTTTTAACGTCGATATACAGGATTACCGGCATCTAACACATAaacttccaaaggcgcatagagactaacatcttttgttttaCGACTTTGGtctaaatataacaaatacaaaaatttccttttttagttttaatgtcgtttctataaaacgttaactctatatGCGATTGCGCTACATAACGTTACtatactgtctcgtgttgcttggctattacatagagttaagatgtatagaatcgcaaattaggttgtgtttttttttttataaatatgaaaaaaaaaactatgagtcacgaaaagtcgtagaataaaagttgctcgTTTTGATGTACACAaatagtctttaggaggttttacgtttgataccagtaaccctgtataatgttttatgttttcagaGACCGCTGAGATGCACAAGGAAGCTAACAAAATGAACTACGTCCCGGCAAGAGAATGCGATGATTTCTACAACAAGGCCGGGGTAAGTTTTGTTTAATATGATTAAACTAGTGGtacatcccggcttcgctcgagtaaaacaaaacaaaattatacacccaaaccttccttaggaatcatactatctattgagAAGTCCGCATCGAAATCCGTAGCGCAGTTTTACTCGTAAGATCTAAGTTGCCTATGtatggacagacagcgggacgcgactttgttttatactacatATGTAGATGTGTACTAACGGGATTTAGCACaaacctttttatttaatatatctgTTGTTTCAACGTCGCAGCCAGACTTACACCGTTGTTACTTATTACAATtgaacttatatttataatttataataatactagtaCTACTGTTCTCGAGGTATAAGTACGCCGCGAA from Plodia interpunctella isolate USDA-ARS_2022_Savannah chromosome 14, ilPloInte3.2, whole genome shotgun sequence carries:
- the LOC128675635 gene encoding uncharacterized protein LOC128675635, translating into MLLELASVRRSSAQALLRIVVLKQSMRASANIPDALQKYFFVAVKICSSVDWEKVKCSVDADQAVPEGRVPIGRFPWLGVVQHKFYVGGQVKFAVTAGVLVHPAYAIASAEDIARVPRTHLFNNTKFILWNSENTKIALDVQDYLLHPEYEEKVTFATLALLELITYGYTGISDYKSVVLPICMPVTGAGTFDKLYSVRYTDDGGEINKEVNRMTLVPHSQCEEFYYQTGLSYDKMKPRRPLCASVESQKRACVWDAGSVLFARQSWGHWMILGFSTRGAGCGAPARFVSIHDFIPWIDDVITKLSPDEMDKLVKVHFRRDSPFAFKMYAGDVKLPKEFGQCGDRRQRGTVIYKDSSEVLTTKAFSQGFFFMSVANLASVNCINVELDTLSRTNAAVWVEHQCRRDMTNQAWTPKFRQPDYRKLDCFMYFRSKSFIEFRFFFTFKATFEVTIYGRLEATPLMPNPNNDVETTIPWHPTEGLHKYMWHPANKWMWHL